A single region of the Mustelus asterias unplaced genomic scaffold, sMusAst1.hap1.1 HAP1_SCAFFOLD_2087, whole genome shotgun sequence genome encodes:
- the LOC144489280 gene encoding mothers against decapentaplegic homolog 6-like — translation MFGSRRSGVVRRLWRSRCPKLGGESSQNADQELQSGLKLATHSLFKRLRDEQLELLARALEARGTDDHTGGCVSFPRTELRIGRQHYWPQVLTCKLFRWPDLKHLHQLKRLCNCDCFWRMSEDLATVCCNPYHFSRLCEPETPPPPYSKQLPSNNRKNIDDRFEHEGADERRVNGPSNNTRENWADFGLSRDGHWCSVAYWEYRTRVGRLYAVHEPSVGVFCELARGTGFCLGHLHADNRHELVRRTRGKIGGGILLSKERDGVWAYNRSEHPVFVNSPTLGHPGSRTLAVHKVLPGYSVKAFDYDKSGALQRAAGSDFPDGPYDPNSIRISFAKGWGPCYSRQFVTSCPCWLEILLNHN, via the exons ATGTTCGGGTCCAGACGCTCGGGGGTTGTGCGGAGACTGTGGAGGAGTCGTTGCCCCAAGCTGGGAGGAGAGAGCAGCCAGAATGCGGACCAGGAGCTGCAGAGCGGACTGAAGCTCGCCACCCACTCCCTCTTTAAGAGGCTGAGGGATGAGCAGTTGGAGCTGTTAGCCCGGGCGCTGGAAGCCAGGGGGACGGACGACCACACCGGGGGCTGCGTCTCCTTCCCCAGGACCGAGCTGAGGATCGGCAGGCAGCATTACTGGCCGCAGGTGCTGACTTGCAAGCTCTTCCGCTGGCCCGACCTCAAGCACCTCCACCAACTCAAACGTCTATGCAACTGCGATTGCTTCTGGAGAATGTCCGAGGATCTCGCTACTGTCTGTTGCAACCCTTATCATTTCAGCAGGCTATGTGAGCCAG AAACTCCGCCACCACCCTACTCCAAGCAGTTGCCCAGCAACAATCGAAAGAACATTGACG ACCGGTTCGAACACGAGGGGGCAGATGAACGCAGGGTGAATGGGCCCTCCAACAACACACGGGAAAACTGGGCCG atTTTGGCTTGTCACGGGACGGACACTGGTGCAGCGTGGCGTACTGGGAGTACCGGACCAGGGTGGGCCGCCTCTACGCCGTCCACGAGCCCTCGGTGGGGGTCTTCTGCGAGCTGGCCCGCGGCACGGGCTTCTGCCTGGGTCACCTCCACGCCGACAACCGTCACGAGCTGGTGAGGCGCACCCGCGGCAAGATCGGCGGCGGCATCCTGCTGAGCAAGGAGCGGGACGGCGTCTGGGCCTACAACCGCAGCGAACACCCTGTCTTCGTCAACTCGCCCACCCTGGGCCACCCCGGCTCCAGGACGCTGGCCGTTCACAAGGTGCTCCCTGGCTACTCCGTCAAGGCCTTTGACTACGACAAGTCGGGCGCCCTGCAGCGGGCCGCCGGCTCCGACTTCCCCGACGGCCCCTACGATCCCAACAGCATCCGGATAAGCTTCGCCAAGGGCTGGGGCCCTTGTTACTCCAGGCAGTTCGTCACCTCCTGCCCCTGCTGGCTGGAGATTCTGTTAAACCACAACTGA